Proteins encoded together in one Jaculus jaculus isolate mJacJac1 chromosome 7, mJacJac1.mat.Y.cur, whole genome shotgun sequence window:
- the LOC101605647 gene encoding nuclear transcription factor Y subunit beta-like — MTMIGDSSTTDASQLEISADYIGGSHYVIQPHGDTEDSMNDHEDTSGSKESFREQDIYLPIANVARIMKNCIPQTGKIAKDAKECVQECVSEFISFIMSEASERCHQEKWKTINGEDILFAMSTLGFDSYVEPLKLYLQKFREAMKGEKRIGGAVSATDGLSEELTEEAFSNQLPAGLITTDSQQQNIMVYTTSYQQISGVQQIQFS; from the coding sequence ATGACAATGATTGGTGACAGCTCCACAACAGATGCCTCTCAGCTAGAGATATCCGCGGACTACATTGGAGGGAGTCACTATGTCATCCAGCCTCATGGTGATACTGAGGACAGCATGAATGATCATGAAGATACAAGTGGCTCAAAAGAAAGTTTCAGAGAACAAGATATATATCTTCCAATTGCAAATGTGGCTAGGATAATGAAGAATTGCATACCTCAAACGGGAAAGATTGCAAAGGATGCCAAAGAGTGTGTTCAGGAGTGTGTGAGTGAGTTCATAAGCTTCATCATGTCAGAGGCAAGTGAACGGTGCCATCAGGAGAAATGGAAGACAATCAATGGGGAGGACATTCTGTTTGCCATGTCCACATTAGGCTTTGACAGTTATGTGGAACCTCTGAAATTATACCTTCAGAAATTCAGGGAGGCtatgaaaggagagaagaggattGGTGGAGCTGTCTCAGCTACAGATGGACTAAGTGAAGAGCTTACAGAGGAGGCATTTTCTAACCAGTTACCAGCTGGCTTAATAACTACAGATAgtcaacaacaaaatattatgGTTTATACAACATCCTATCAACAGATTTCTGGTGTTCAGCAAATTCAGTTTTCATGA